The Flavobacteriales bacterium genome contains the following window.
CGAACCGAATTGTTTCTCCCAGATCAATGATCCATCCGCGCTGGCGAGCTTCACGAGGAAGGCATCGGTACCAGAGCCGCCGTAGGGAACCAATGACAGTAGACTACCACCTGCGGTTGTTGAATAGTTGCTCATGAAATACCCGGCGACATATGCGTTGCCCTGTGTATCCAAGGACACATCCGCAGCCTCTTCGTTATGATTGGGGCCGAAACCGTTGCCTCCGAAGAAGAACTGGCACCACACCAGATCACCGTTCGCATCGAACTTGCTGGCGAAGGCGTCCTGCATCGTGTGAACGGCACGGTAAGGCACCAACTGGCCGGGACCTGGGTCATAGTCACTCAGATCGATCGGATCCGGTGAGCCGAAGGACGCGCCTGCGAGGTAGAAGTACTCATTCAGGCCATCGTCCCACCGGGTCACGTGGCGCAAGCCGTTGGCGCCCCATGGCCTGTGCCATTGGAACACACCGCTGCTGTCCAGTCGTGCATAAATGAAGTTGGTCCGGCTTTGCCCCGGAACAGGCGGCGGCGGGATCTGGGCGAGCCCCGGTCCTGGATCGTAGTCAGTGGGGTTGCTGCCGAGCGCTTCGCCGAACATGAACAGATCATGACTGAGCGGACTGTACAACAGCCGCACCGTTGCCTGCGTGCTCGCGGTACCGTCACCTATCTGGGCATGCCACAGCAGGTCGCCCGTGGCGTTGAACTTTCCGTACCACCCGTTCACTCCGCCATTGCAATTGCAGTTCACCGTCGCCACGCCGGGACCAGGATCCACATCCGCTGTGCCACTGGCCGCACCGCTCGCATAGAACTGTCCGTCCTCTGTGAACGAGAATTGGCCCATCCAAACCGTCTCGGTGCTGTTGATCTGCTTGTGCCAGAGGTAAGCCCCGGCTGCATCATAGGCCACCATCGCACTCTCTCGTAAGCCGACCTGTGGTTCCAACCAGACCGCATTAGGACCAGGGTCCACATCGATGCTGTCCCAAAGGTCCACAGCGGCCATATAGCCACCCAAAGGGGTAGGATAGAGCTCGATACGGCTGTAGGCGTGTGTGGGGTAGTGCAGTAGAGAGGTCAGGTCTTGAGCAGGAAGCACAATGTTGGAGAGCATGGCAATGATGAAGGCGTATCGCATGAGGTTTAGTTTTGATGCATGCAAGGTCCAATGGTTCGCACGAGTATGATCGACAATGTTCCCGAAGCAGGAGTAAACAGGGACAAAAGCGGTGAAATGCATGATGACGATCGCCAGCATATTGGACAATTAGGGTTTGTTTAAGAGTCTTCCCGAGTGCCACCTGACGCACCATGAATCCAGTGTGCGCCCCCCAATTCGCGAGTCAACGCCTCTTTCGTTCCTGACCATAAGCGAAGTGTACCTTGCCTCGAATAGGCGCTGATCGCGATGAGGCAACACCATGAACGGCGCGCAGCCGCGCACGATCACATCGAGTTCAAGAAGGTCCTTCTTGATGGTCGCGGACGAGTGCACGCTGAGAAGCTTGCCGCAACTGTTGCAGACAACAAGAAGCGCTTCGACATGCTGATGTCGATCTTGGATGGCACCGACCGATTGGCTGGACAACGTGCCGCTCATGTTCTGCAATTGGTTGGTGAGCGATATCCGCATCTGCTCGGCCCGCACATAGGTGTGCTGTTTCAGCTCTTGGACCAAGACGTTCACGAAAGCGTGCAACGCGTTGCGGTGAGGTCGTTGCATTACGCTCCATTGGCCATCCGGTGGAAGGCGGTCGTGTTCACAAGGATGCTCACGTTGATCGTGGTCGGTCCATTGCACAGCGGGCATTCGCCGTTTCGGTCGCAGCACGCATAGCAAATGAACATCACGAACTGAAGTCTGAGTTGTTCGCGCTGCTTCAATTGGTGCTCGTGGAGGCGCCAGCACCAGCGATATGCTCACGTATTTCCAAGGAAATCACCCTTCATGGTGGTGAACGATGATCTGCTTAGAATGGTCTAGAGAGCATTCGATCATCTTTTGTTCAGCGTAACATCATTCTTGCCAATGCCTTCGGCGCTTCAGCCGGATGCGTTGACGTTCGCCTCCATCTGCCGACTGTATTGACATTACGATGCGCTTGGTGCCGAGCAGCTGGCGCAGCACACGTTCCAAGTCACATTCCAGCACCGTTGCCAGGTCAACATCGCCGACACGAAGCACACGGTCACCGTATTTGATTCCCGCTTGCTCCGCCTCTGTGTTGCGCCAGACTGTTCCCACATGAACATTGGGTCCGTCGATGATCAGATGCACGCCGTAGTCAGCCTGCTCCTGAAGGATCCGCCTCGGATAGGGCGTGAACCTGATCCGCTGTGCGGGATAGTTTATCCGTACTCGACCAAAGGCCAGAATACCACGTCCGATCCTGCTTCGGCCATCCTCCGTGATGATCGTGCGTGGGCGTGCCACTTCCGCGCCTGCGATCATTACGGTTCGTGGAGCAGCGATCAATTGTTCACTTGGTGGGGCAGGGCCATGCACTCCGTATGAGACAACCCCAAGCCCGCTATCGACCAAGTCTGTGGGGTATTTGCCCAGGAAACCCTGCATCGCGGCTCTCGACATCTCCAAAGTCGCTGAAGCCCCGGAATCGAAGTGGGCCGAATCGAGGAACTCGCCATTGTACACCAAAGGCAACCATGCATCAAACTGATCATCCAGCCGTATACGATGACCCTCTTGTCCGTCAGCATCTACCACCGCACCGGGATTGGCAATGCACACTCGGCCCGCGCCTGGGTCCATATCCACCTCAAGGAACCGTAGCGCGTTGCTTCCCAAGTTCCCTTCAATGCCATGACAACCCAGACCCGTTCGTTCAACATTCAACACGAGACAAGGCAGGCCGATGAACTGTAACGGACCAACATGCAAGGTGTCGACCAAGACGATGAGGATCGTATCCGTTAATCCGCTGCCGTCCACAGCAACAGCTTTCTGAAGCTCTGGGAAGCCGGATTCTTCCTGAAGGGCCTGCGATATGAACATAGGAGCTCCAGAATCCATCATGAACTTCGCTGATCGCTCACCGACTACAACGTCGAGCGCGATGGGTGTACCGATGTCCGAGTATCCGACGCAGTGTGATCCAATACCCATGACATGCCCCGCAGAGAATTGTGCGAAGACCGGCTTCGAAAAGCAGGTGATCAGGATGGCGATCCAGGCAAGGTATCGTCCCATGCACTTCATGTTCAGCTATGCCTTGACCCTCACCATGGGCCCAAAGACCCTAAAGATCATACATGCGTCCGGTATCACTTCTGGGAGTGCAATCCGACCTTGTTCCCCTCGGTGTCGATGAAGAATGCCATGTTCCCGAAATCGCCGAGACTTGTCTTGGGCATCACGATCCGCCCCCCGGCGGTCTCCACTTTCTCGAGCGCCGCGCTCAGATCCGGGTCACCATTCAGGTAGATCACGCATCCGTCCTGATGTACCTTATGCATCGGGCCTTGAACGAGGCTGCCAGCGGCTTTCCCGCTGCCAGGTTGATATGGAAAGAACGCCATCTTCATACCCATCATCTCGGTCTCATGCATACTGATCCCGAACACCTTTTCGTAGAAGGCCCTTGCACGCTTGATGTCAACTGTAGGGATCTCGAACCAGTTGATGCTGTTGGTGGTTACGTTCATTTTGTGTTTGGTGTTTGAGGTTGTTGTTTGGTGTTTTCGGAATTGTCAGTTCTTGCGCGCCAACGCCGTGCGTAGACATCGACGAAAGAGCTCTGGTCGATCGCGCCACACGATGTGACCCGCATCGGGTATGACATTTACGATGACGTTGCTGGCTGTTGCAGAGAGGCTCTTCCAGAGTGGGCTGCCACGAGGACCAACCACGAAATCCAAGTCGCCGTTGATCACTACGACCTGTGCTGAGTGGTTGGCCAGTAGCGCTGAGTAGTCATAGTCGAAATTCGTTGTCTTCCTTGTTGCGTCAGATGCAGCGGCGTTCACCCTCATAGGCATCGCTTCGACCCACTTGTCGACCCGTACGCTCTCTGCTCCGACTTGCCGTATCAAGGCAAGTTGAGTTGCCCGCTTTGCTCTGTTCGCACTCCCAATGCGGCTCAAACTATCTAGGACACTCGCTACAGCAGGTCGATTCTCGAAAGCCGAGGCAGAATCCTGAAGTCCTTCCCAAAGGGTCGAGTACTCTTTGTCGAAATAGGCCCATCCGTTCTTGTGTGGCAGTCCTCCCACGAGAACGAACGCGCCGACACGCTTCGGAAAGGCTGCCAAGTACTCATAAGCCAGCAGCGTTCCGGCAGAATGTGACACCAGATCCAACTTCTCAAGACCCAAGGCCATTCGTAGGGCTTCAAGATCGAGCACATGCTTTCGCATACTGATGCTGTCTGTCGGGCACGGAGATCGCAGCGAACCTCGTTGGTCATAGAAGACGAACCTGTGCGTGCTATCCAACCCGTTGGCAATTGGCAACATATAGGTGAGGTCGGCTCCAGGCCCGCCATGAAGAACCACAACAGGTGACCCCGTCCCGAATTCCATCACGAACAGTTCGCACACGCCGTCAGGGGCTGGCAAATACCAACACTCGGCACCAGGCAGAACACCTGTTGGTGTCTGCTGCGCACGGCAACCAAGGATCAACACCAAGGCCATCCCCATCACAGTTACACGTGCTCGAAAAGCAGGTCGGCTCATCATAGGTCCATTACTGATGCATCGCATCCGCCATCCACCGGTTGAACGGCACCAGCGCCTCGTGGTGATCCATGATCATGTCCATCAGCTTGGGGGAGGTGATGGCAGAGACCGGGAGTTTCGCAGCAACAAAGAATTGTTTGTTCGCAACCAGCGGCTCGCTCTTCGCGGCGCTCTTGAACTCCTCGGGAAGCACCTTGTTCACATCTCCACGCACTTCTCCGAAGGAATCCTTGAACGCTGGTGCTGCGATCACCTTGCGCAGACTTTTGCCGTCCTTGATCAATGCTCGCCGGATCTTCTCCAACTGCTCCCTGTCAGGCATGTAAACCCCACCGATGATCTGTACCCCAACCTGACCCAGCTCGAAGTAGATCCCCGGGGTAGCATGGTCTTTTCGGCCTGCCGGTGAGATATTGGCTGAGCAACTGAGTTTGTAAGGGCTCTTATCCTTGCTGAAGCGCACATCCTTGTTGATCCGGAAAATGGCATCCTTCGCTTGGATCCTGACCGCCGGGTCCACCTTGCCAATACGTGATATGGCCTCAGTGGTGAATGCCTCGAACGGCCTCTTCACATGAGTCTCATACTGCTTGCGATTCGCATCGAACCATTCCTTGTTGTTGTTCTTGGCCAAATCGCTGAAGAACTTGTTGTAGTCTGTTGTGAACCAGCTCATGTCTCCTGATCAGTTTGTTGCTTCTTCAACGTGCTATGTCGTTCTCATATGCACCACGATGCACCCCGGTCTCATCCTCGCGGATCAGGCCTAGTGGCACTGTGTCGGATACCACGGTCGTGGTCGGTCCTCGCCCCAAAAGGAGGCGTTCCTGCCGGATGTTGTCGTTAACGACCAAGCCCGTGGTGCCATCCTCAAGCGCGACCAACGAAACCCCCTCTGTACCATTGTTCCTGTCAATACCAAGGACAACGCGGTCTTCACCCGCTACTGTCAGTAGGCCGTATCCACTGCGCTCCAAGCCGGTGGAATCGTTAATGACCAGCCCAGTTCCGCGTCCAAGGCGTTGGCCTATGATAGGGTCCGGATAGTCGTGGCCGAACGCGATCCGGTCTGTCCCATGTTCATCGAGTACTAGAATGCCATTCATGTCATGTCGGTAACTCTCGTACCATTTCATATACTCAGTTGGCATCCTGCTTGCCCACGAGCGCCGCACCGCTGCCATATCGGTCCGCATCCGATCCATAGAAGCTGGGATTGGAGCACCGATCAGAATTCTGTCCCGGCCCTCATCATCAAGGATCACCACGCCTTTGACCCGAAGCACATCACTGGTCCGGCTATTATGCCAGATCGCGCCAGCAAGACCCAATACGGCGGCCATGATGTACAAAATCGTACGCTCAAGCCGCTTGATCCGCCGCTCAAAAGGAGCGACACGATTGGAGTTCGTGCCTTCAGTCGTTTCCATGTACAATGCGTCGATTACTATGGTCTAGAATCGACAGAATCATGCTTGACCAGGCCTGGTGACTGGGAAATATCGCGAGTTCCCAAGCGACTCCAGAGCACTGTTCGAACTCCCGTTCATCATGTCACTGATCGTGACTCCAAAACTGATCAACGCGTGGCTCCGGAATTCACACTCCTGTCTATTTAGGATTGACTTAAGACATTCACAAGGCGTCCGATCGGGAAAGGCTCCTCTACATTTCGTCAGGACGTCATGTAAGCACCCCCTGAAACAGGTGCAGGTGGAAGTAGAACCACCTAAACTTGATCAGGATGAGAAAGAGCAGATTCACCGAGACGCAGATCATTGCGATGCTGCGCGAGCATGAGGCAGGCAAGAAGGTCTCGGACGTGTGCCGGGAACATGGCGTGAGCCAGCCGACGTTCTACCAGTGGAAGGCCAAGTACAGCGGCCTGGACGCCAACCAGCTCAAGGAGTTCAAGGAGCTGAAGGCCAAGTATGCGCGCCTTGAGAAGATGTACACCGAGGCCCAGATGGACCGCCAGGTGCTCAAGGAGATCATCGAGGGAAAGTTGTAGGCCCGGACGACAAACGAGAGGTCGTGCGCCGACTGGTCGAACAGCGCCAGTACAGCGAACGCCGGGCCTGCAAGCTGTTGAACTTGAGTGCGAGCGTGTATCGCTATGCGCCCAAGGAGAAGAACGATGCGGAAGTGATCGAGCACATGATGCGAGTGGTGGATCAGAACCCCACATGGGGGTTCGGTCTGACCTTCGACCAGATGGTCACTGAGGGGACCGGGGCCAACCACAAGCGGGTGCACAGGCTCTACAAGGAGGCGGACCTGCACTTGCGCAGGCGTACGAAGCGCCGGGTGCCCGAGCGGGTGAAGGACCCGATCGTGCTGCCCATCGGCCCGAACATCACTTGGAGCATGGACTTCATGAGCGATGCGCTGGTGACCGGTCGCAAGTACCGCACTTTCAACGTGATCGATGACTTCAACCGGGAAGCCTTGTGCATAGCGGTCGACACCTCTCTGCCTGCTGCACGCGTGATCCGTGAGCTGGACCAGCTGATCGCCTGGCGTGGTAAGCCCGAACGCCTTCGCATGGACAATGGCCCGGAGTTCATCGCACACGCCATGCAGGAATGGGCCACATCCAACGGGATCGCCTTCACCTACATCCAGCCGGGCATGCCCATGCAGAACGGCTTGGTCGAGCGCTTCAACAAAACGTACCGGACCGAAGTGCTCAATGCGTGGATCTTCGAACGCCTGGACCAAGTACGCACCATCACGCAAGAGTGGATGTGGCGCTATAACAACCAGCGCCCGCACAGGTCGTTGCTGCGCTTATCGCCCCGTGCGTTCCTGTTGAAATGTGGACAACTCCCTGCCCACTACACAGGCTCACGCGCGGACTTCCCCACAGTTCAACAGGACATCCACAACACCACCACACTCAAAAGTACCTTTACAAACCGCTGCGCCTAAAATGGGGGTGCTTACAGTCACACGAAACGTTGATCGATAGGCCTCAAATCCATCGTACTTCAATTGTGATGGTGGGTCAGAAGCAGACTCTCAATGTAGCAAAGGCCTTCATAGAGGCGATAAATACGCATGATGTTGAGCTGATCTCAAGCCTCATGGCCCCATGGTTCCTGTTCATTGATAGCCAAGGTAACTTACTATCAGATACTTCGGAGGTAGTGGCTGCATGGAGGCACTACTTCGCCATGTTCCCGGATTACCGCACCGAAGTCGGTTCGGCACTTTGCGCTGAGTATCGTGTAGTGTTGATCGGCGAGGCGAGAGCGTGATACCTCGGCGATCAGAGTCGTTCCTGGCGCATCCCTGTGGCGATCTAGGCGGACGTACATGATAGATCGGTCACTGAATGGCAGGTCTTTGCGGACACGAAATTGCCATTTGAAAGCACGCTTTAGTTGACCTATGTACAATCCTTTTGCTATGCACTAAGGACTGGTCGGCCCAGGCCGATTGAAAGAGCACGGTGCATGTACTTGGTCGTCAAGTCGTTCACTGACGTGTAGCTGTTGCCTAGAAAGAGCACGGAAGTCTGTTGGGTATGCACTGCAACCCGCATAGCCGAGAATGCAAGGAAGCAGCCAATGCAATTGAACCTTTGGACCCAGACCATCGTCAGGTGGAGCTGTGGCGCTCCATGATCAGCGAACGACCAATTTTGTGCGATCTATCCGCTGCAAGCGATCGGACGTGGTCACGCAGGTGTACATACCAGCAGGTAGCGCCGAGACATCGATCGTCGCAGCACCTTGGAACATACTACCTAGCACTGTCTTCCCAAGGCCATCGACCAAGGTCAACGATAAGTTGCCGAGTAGGGTTGAACTTACATGCAAGCAGTCATCGGTCGGGTTTGGGAAAATGGAGATCACTGCTCCATTATACTCTTCAACACCCAGAGTAACACACGCTGATGGGATCTCAACGAGGCTCACATCGTCCAAGTAGTAATAACAGTTCGGCTGGTATATCGAGGGGTGGAGTTGTTGTACCGTCGTACTCACATCATCGTTGAAATTGCCCAGAGTCAGATAGCGTTCACCTCCGATGGCTTCATACGTGGCCACCACCGATTGCCAACCAGTGGAATCCGTGAGGAAGGCACCAAGTCCATTCAACTGAGGAACAACGGACATCACGGAGTTCGTGGCTTGTACTGCAATGTTCTGGGTGAAGTACGCCCCAATTCCGTCCACTGTGCTGTTGGTCGGGCTATCACCCAAGCTCATGAAGAAACGTAGCTCGTAGCACTTACCTGCCACCAATGCCTCTGTGAGTTGCACCTCTGCATACTCTCTGAAGTCAGGCGTTCCATAAAGGTACGCCACGAGGCCAGCATACGCTTCACCGCTGTAGGCCACTTGGTTGCCTTGACCATTGGTAGGCACGCTTACTATGGACGATGTTGCGCACAGGTTGAAGTAATCCGGAGTTGCCCCAGGTCCGTTCGGAGCTCCTGTTCGTGCGTTGAACCAAGGTGTAGCGTAATGGATCTGTGAGATCGCGCCAGGGCAAAGTGTATGGACCTCAAAGTCACCATTGGGAACTAGGTTCTGGCAGGTAGACGTAGCCGCTAACAAGGCACTCACCGCAATAAACACCAGTCTTTTGTTCATCTCATGTATCGCTTTGGTCTAGACTGTCGGACGAAGCCTGTGAAACAACAGTTGCTCCCTAAGAGCGCATCAAGCGCGATTTAGGAGCTGCTTAAGTGTTTGCGGCTGAGTTTGCATGCCCTGCAAAGTGTTCCTAGCCGCTCCCATTCTTGCACCATGGCTCAGGCTCCTACTGTGTAAACGGGTCCGAATACCGTACATCTGTCAAAAGGCTATGATCCGTCAGGGTTTTGAGGAAGGCAATGATCGCCGACTTCTCGTCTGGTGTAAGTGGTATACCGCCGGGCGGCAGTTGTATCCCAGCGTTTGGGTGTGCTGTTATGCCAATGTCGTAATGATCCATCACTTCTTCGAGCGTCGCAAAGCGCCCGTCATGCATGTAAGGTGCTGTCAGTTCAACGTTCCTGAAGCTAGGGAATTTGAATGTGGCTTGGTCCTGCGCAAGCCCGGAGATCTCTCCATACCCGTTGTCCGTGTAGCTCGGATCGAGTCCATTGTTCGATCCGAAGCCCTCATTCTTGCCGAAGAACTCACCAATAAGGAAGGTCTGATCTTGTGTGCCGGTAGCGGTCACATCGCCATGGCACTCCGTGCAGAACTTGGTTCCTACCAAGGTCTTGCCCAATAGTTCTTGTGGTGTAAAGTCGGCGAAACCGGTGTTCAACCCCTGATCGTATCGCGACGTGAACGATGTAATGGAGCGAATGAACTGGGCCAGTGCCTTCGAGACACGGTCGCTTGTGATCATCTCGTCGCCAAAGGCAGCTTCGAACAAAGGAGGGTAATAGCTGATGCCGCTCAGTTTGGTTTCCAACTCCGACAGTGATGGCATACCCATTTCAATAGCGTCCGTGATCGGCATCACTACTTGCGTTTCCAGATCCTCGGCACGCAGGTCCCAGAACATGTGCTTGCCCTTGTAGTAGCGCAGGTTCACGGTTGTCATGGCATTTCGCCGTGTCTCACCCCCCAAGTGACCTTCAGAGAAGGCAAGTCCATCAGTAAAAGCCTTGTCTTGATGATGGCAACTGGCGCAGGCTGTCACATTGTTGACCGATAATTTCTTGTCGTAATAGAGCACGCGACCGAGAGTGGCTCCTGCATCGGTGATGGGGTTGTCCGCAGGCGTGTTGTCCAATAGTGGCTCGTTGGCCAGATACGCGAGCACATTCGCAGGAAGGTTGGGCGTGCTGTAATCATAGTGGTCGGCAGGGAGGGTCGGCACGTCGATCTGTGCATTTCCACCACCGTTGTTGGCGGGGCTCGGCTCCTCATCCTTGTTGCAAGCACCTATGATCAGCGTGGCAATGACAAAAACACAAGTCCGGTTTCGCATGGGTCGTTGTATTGGGCCGGCACGGCCCTCGATATCACATCACGCACCAACAGCACGGTTGGTTGGATACACTCGGTGCATTTAGGAATGAATTAGGCTTTTGTGTGGCCGGCGAGCTTCTCCCATCCGCCAAGGCTTACCATGCACGGACGCTCATCGGATCAGCGTCACATGCCCGTATTCGACCACCCGATCAGTTGTGCCGCGCTGCTGTGCCTGCATGCGCCAAGCATACACTCCGACCGGTGTCTCCACGCCCTTCGTTCGTCCATGCCATGTGGCTTCCGGGTCTGTAGTTTCAAAGACCACCTGCCCCCACCGATCGAATAGCTGCAGGCTGAACCCAACCGGGTCCATGTCGCGCACAACCGCGCCGAACAGGTCGTTGATCCCATCGCCGTTCGGTGAAAAGGCATTGGGGAGGTAGACGCTGGTGGACCCAGGAATCGTCAATTGGAACCAAGTCGTGTCCAGACAACCCCATTCGTTCATCACAATGAGTTGTACGGCATGCGTGATCCCTCCCTCATCGGGGAAGATGAAGAGCGCATCCTCGTTATCGCTCATTTGTTCGTTAGGGCCCGTGCCGCTCGTCCACCACCAAGACACCACATCCGATGTGCTTACGCTTTGGAGTTGTACCTCGGTATCGAAAACGCTCAGGTTGGTCGTATCCGCTGCGATCCCGGCCACCGGGCTCGGATGGACCTCGATGGTCGCGAGAACCGTGTCCGTCCGGCAGCCCGAGCTGTCGGTCAATTGAAGGATGACGGCATACGTTCCTGCATGCTGAAAGGTGGACGTTCCATCGCAGGTTGGGCTCAGTACCCCATTTCCGAAGTTCCACAAACAACTGGTGTTCGGGTTGGGCGATACTTGGCTGTGAGTGAAGCTCAACGGAGCACATCCCTCAAGAGGTGTTACGCTTGCATTCACTGGCGGTGGTGCGGGCGGCGGCACCAGTTGGGTCGCAACTAAGCAATCCATGCCGCCATTCGCGACCACCATGGAGTAAGCTCCGCTGGTGAGCCCTTCTTGAGAAATGTTCAAAACGCTATCGGTTTCTCCAATGAGTGCAACCCCATCGAAATACCATTGGATGCTTCCTCCAGGTGCGCCGAGAGTACCTGTCATCACAAGGTCATTCGTGCATAAGGCGCCGTCAACGCTGATGGAAGGCGATTGTGCTGCGACACCTAGAGATAGATCGTCGTAGAAGAAGTAGGTCATGGTCGAGTCGGGGTAGGGCATGTACTGATAACCGGCGGGCAGCGTGCAGGGGGGGCCGAACATGACCATCGCGATATCGATCGGGGGAGTGAAGCTGAGGTTCAGGGTTGTCCATGCACTATCAGGCGCGTAGGCCATGGCCCCAAGCTCGATGAACCCATTGGATACTGGACAACCGGTGGTCGGTATTGGTAACGCCATACAAGCTGGTGCGCCGAAGAGTGTGATGTTGATGGGAGGCGCATTGGTCGTCATCCAATTGGCCGTTGGGGGCCATCCGCTGATGTACTCCATGGCGGCCACATCCATGCGGAAATCATAGGTGGTGCCGGCCTCCAGATGCTGTAACAAACAGCAGCCGAACAGGTCTTCTTGTCCTGGGAAGGATATAAGACCACCCATCATGCTCGCACCATCTGTTGGTGCCGGTTGGTTGGGCTGGTTCATCCCTGTCGGCCAGTAATCACTGCTCGCCAGGGTACCTCGGAACCAGCCGTATGCACATTCAGGTCCACCGCTGTACAAGCCTGGGGTGAATGTGCAACTTGTTGCCTCGAACGACGGGTTCGGCAGCAATTGGGTCGGAGCGCATGCACATTCGGCGGTGTCATTCAAGTCCACCAGTCCATCGCCATCATCGTCAAGTCCGTTGTTGCATACTTCCTGCGCTCTACTTGTCAGCGGTATCAGCAGGACAAGGATGGA
Protein-coding sequences here:
- a CDS encoding gliding motility-associated C-terminal domain-containing protein produces the protein MNQPNQPAPTDGASMMGGLISFPGQEDLFGCCLLQHLEAGTTYDFRMDVAAMEYISGWPPTANWMTTNAPPINITLFGAPACMALPIPTTGCPVSNGFIELGAMAYAPDSAWTTLNLSFTPPIDIAMVMFGPPCTLPAGYQYMPYPDSTMTYFFYDDLSLGVAAQSPSISVDGALCTNDLVMTGTLGAPGGSIQWYFDGVALIGETDSVLNISQEGLTSGAYSMVVANGGMDCLVATQLVPPPAPPPVNASVTPLEGCAPLSFTHSQVSPNPNTSCLWNFGNGVLSPTCDGTSTFQHAGTYAVILQLTDSSGCRTDTVLATIEVHPSPVAGIAADTTNLSVFDTEVQLQSVSTSDVVSWWWTSGTGPNEQMSDNEDALFIFPDEGGITHAVQLIVMNEWGCLDTTWFQLTIPGSTSVYLPNAFSPNGDGINDLFGAVVRDMDPVGFSLQLFDRWGQVVFETTDPEATWHGRTKGVETPVGVYAWRMQAQQRGTTDRVVEYGHVTLIR